The genomic segment CCATCGCGTTTGGATTGCCCGTTTATCAGGGCTATGGGCTATCGGAAGCCGGCTCCGTGGTGGCACTGAACACAGCTGACGGAAAGCTCACAGGTGTCGGAGAGGTGTTACCTCATCTGGAGTACAAAATTGAACATGGACAGCTTTACCTTCGCGGGCCACTTTATCTTGGCTATCTTAATGGAGCGCAGCACAACCCTGAGAGTTGGCTGGCAACCGAAGATTTAGCGAAGCAAGACACCACGGGTCTGGTGATCCATGGAAGGCATAAAAACCAACTGATCCTGAGCAATGGGCGTAATGTGTCGCCAGAGTGGCCTGAAGCTTTATTACTCAGCCATTGTGGTGTTTTACAGGCTATTGTCTTTGGGGAAGCCAGAGCACATCTGGTTGCGTTAATCTATGCCTCTTCGCAACTCAGTGACAGTCAGCTAACCAAGCTTGTCACTCAGACCAACAGCCTGTTACCAGATTACGCCAGAGTTGATTCCTGGCATCGGCTGGAACATCCCTTGTCGGTACAAGCCGAATTACTAACATCAAACGGTCGGCCCAGGCGTGATGCCATTGCCCGCCACTATCAAACTGAATTAACTGCCCTCTATCAAACTTACACCGAGGAGCAGGCTTTGCAGCCGCAAATACGATTGGAGAAAAGCATATGAATAATTTTTATGAGAGATTACAGGATGCGACTCATGCTGAGCGAGAGTACCTATTAAGTGCGCCTATCTTCAAGGCAGTATTTGAAGAGGAGATCTGCCTTGAACAGTATGTGGGGTTTTTAACTCAGGCTTTTCATCATGTTAAGCACACGGTTCCACTATTGATGGCATGTGGCAGCCAATTGAACGAAGAAAAAGAATGGCTACGTGAGGCGATTGCACATTACATTGAAGAGGAACTAGGGCATCAGGAATGGATCCTCAATGATATAGCTGCGTGCGGTTTCGATAAAGAAACGGTACGTCACAGCCAGCCGGGCTTTGCGACAGAAATGATGGTCAGCTATGCCTATGACAGCATTCAACGTGTGTCACCCTTGAGTTTCTTTGGCATGGTGAATGTGCTGGAGGGCACGTCAATTATGCTGGCAGATAAAGCTGCAACGACCATCCGTACCAAGCTGGATTTACCAAAAAACGCTTTCAGCTATCTGACATCTCACGGGGCGCTGGACCTTGAGCATATTGACTTCTTTGCCGGGTTAATGAATCGCATTGAAGATGCACAAGAGCAGCAGATCATCATTCACGCTGCCAGACGCTTTTATCGTCTCTATGGGGCCATTTTTCATGATATGGATGTTCAACTGGGGTCATTTACACGGGAGGCAAGCTAATGAGTGCACAAAAATTAGCAGTGCTGACTGGGGCAACTGGCGGACTTGGCCGAGTGTTCGCACACCGCTTGCTTAAAGATGGTTGGCGCTTACTCCTGGTGGCGCGTCAACGAAACGCTTTACAAGCAATGGTGGCGCAATTAGGTCCTGAGCATCAGGCTATTGCGGTTGATTTATGTGATGATAAAGCACCCGTACAGGTTGCGCATCAGGCCGCGATGATGGGAGGTGCGAGTCTGCTTGTTAATAATGCTGGGGTCAATCGCATGGTCGCGTTTGAAGATATGACGCAGGCGGAATTAACACAGCAACTACAGGTCAATCTTGTCTCACCGACTTGTTTAACCTATGCCATGTTAGATCAGCTAGAGGCCAACCAGGGAACGATTGTTAATATTGGCTCTGCGCTCGGGGCCATCGGATTTCCTTACCAAAGTGTTTATTGCGCCAGTAAGTTTGGCTTACGTGGCTTCAGTGAAGCCTTATCCCGAGAGTTGGATGGACGGGTTTCAGTGAAATACCTCGCCCCCAGGGCTGCTGATACAGCCATAAATGACGAGTCAGTCCGCCTGCTTAACAAAAAGCTTGGAAATACAATGGATTGCCCGCAGGTTGTGGCTGATGAATTTATGGCTTTGCTTAAGAGCAAAGCCAAACGCAAGGGACTTGGGTTCCCCGAGAAATTTTTTGCCCGACTTAATGGCGCTCTGCCAGAGCTTGTTGATGGCAGCATTATTAAGCAGTTGTCGACCATACGAGCGCATTTCGCAGCACAATCTGCAAAACTTTCTTCACGATAGGAGGACTCATTATGAAATCCATATTTATTGCACTGGGTGCATCTTTTGGTCTGTTATGTAGTGGAATGAGCTATGCTGCGTTGGTAGACGACATAAGCTTATTGCAACAATCCTGGGCCAAGGTTAACTATGAACTGAAAGATGAAGCACAGGAAAAAGCATTTAAAGCATTGATAAAAGATAGCCAAAGGGTCGTGGAACGTTATCCGGAAAAGGCTGAGAGCCATATCTGGCATGGCATTATCCAGTCAAGTTATGCGGGAGCGAAAGGCGGATTGGGTGCTTTGGGCCTGGCCAAACTGGCGAAAACGGAGTTTGAACAAGCGCTTGCCATCGACCGAGAGGCGCTTAATGGCTCAGCATTAACCAGCTTGGGCACTCTATATAGTAAGGTGCCAGGGTGGCCCATTGGTTTTGGCAGCGATACAAAAGCGCGAGAGTTGTTCGAGCAGTCATTGGCCATTAACCCGCGAGGGTTGGATATCAATTACTTTTATGCGCAATTCCTATATGATGAGCGCGAATACAGTAAAGCTTTGATACACTTAAAGCAGGCACAAGCTGCACCCAAGCGTTCTGGCCGAGAAAAAGCGGATCAATACCGTCAGGCCGAGGTTACAGAGTTGTTAGCTCGGGTTGAGAAAAAACTTAAGCGCAAGAAATGAGATTATTATTAGTAGAAGATGATGCCCTGCTTGCGCAGGGCCTCATCCAGTCGTTAAAGAGAGAAGGGTATGCAGTTGAGCATGCTGACACTTGTGCCAAGGCATTGGCTGCCATCGAGGCAATGATCCCTGAGATGGTAGTGCTGGATCTGGGGTTGCCTGATGGTGATGGATTGACTGTGCTAAAAGCGCTTAAACGGGAAAAAGCGCAGGTCGGTGTGTTGATTCTGACTGCTCGCGATGAGCTGGATGACAAGATCTCAGGATTAGACCATGGCGCTGATGATTACCTGGCAAAGCCATTTGAACCGCTTGAGCTGTTTGCCCGTTTGCGGGTTGTTGCCCGGCGCTTTGGCAAGCAGCAAGATAGTCGCCTGAGCTGTGAACAGGTTGTTCTGGATCTTGCCAGTCATCAAGTGGAAATTGAGCAAAGCACCCTACAGTTACCGCGAAAAGAGTACATGCTACTCAAGGCTTTGATGGAGAATAAAGGGCGGGTTTTGTCTAAAAATCAGCTTGAAGATAAATTATATCACTGGGGTGAAGAATTAGGCTCCAATGCCATTGAAGTCCATATTCATCACCTGCGTAAAAAGTTACCTGATGGGTTTATCAAAACTCTGCGCGGTATAGGCTATGTGGTAGGTAGTTGATAGTCGATGCATCCCGTCCAACGTTCTGTTTCTATTAACCGTAAGCTAACACTGATCCTGGTTTCGTGCCTTATATTGTCAACTTTCTGGGCATTGCTAAATGGTTATCAGGCCAGTATGGCTAAGGCGGAGCAGCAGCTAGACGAACAGCTAAAGGAAATGGCGGGGCTGCTGATGAAAACACAGCTTACGCAAACATTTCCGACCCATGAGTTATATTTCCAGATTTGGCAAGATGGCGTCATGGTGGCGGCCAGTGAGCGACTGAGTAATGCGGGTACGCAAGTAGATCTAACCCCTGGTTGGCGGACGCAAAATGTTGCTGCAATGCGACTACGCACTTATACCAATAAACACGATACCCGATTGGTGTTAGTGGCTGAGCCGGTTAACAAACGCTTTGCACTTGCTGAGAGTTTGGTGCTATCAGCCATGCTGCCTTTGGTGATTGTTCTGCCTTTGCTTGCGACATTCATAACCTGGTATATCTATCGCGCACTGCGGCCACTGACTCAGCTAAGTGCGGAGTTAAAAGTACGCCGGGCAGACGATTTTACTGCATTGACAACGCACAGTCAGGACCTGGAAGTCGCTCCTGTGATTGCCATGATGAATGCACTGTTTGCAAAAGTTGAAGCAGCCTACTTGCGTGAACGTTATTTTGCCTCAGATGCAGCACATGAACTAAAAACCCCTATTGCGGCGCTGAAAATCCACTTGCATAACCTCAAGTCAAGCCCCTCTAAAAGCAGTATTTTGGGCATAGAACAAAGTGTAGAGCAGCTGAATCACATCGTAGAACAAATGCTGACGCTGGCTCGAACAGAGCCTCAGGTATGGCGTAAGCAGTTTAGCACTCTGGAAGTTGAAGCGGTTACCCAACAGCTAGTGGGACAGATGTACAGTAGAATTGCTGATAAAGAGCAGCAGATAAGCTTGCATTGTGAGCCTTTTTCAATAATGGGGTGCAAGTTCTCGCTCATGACCTTGTTAGGTAATCTGTTGAGTAATGCCATAAAATATACGCCTGTCCAAGGTGAGATCCGTATTGATATCTGGCGTGACTCAGAGCATGTCTTATGGCAAATACAGGACTCAGGCTCTGGGATGACACAGGCACAAATCGACCGAGTGTTTGACCGTTTTTACCGAGTTGGTGGCGACTCCCATCCCAGCGGGGAAAAAGGGGCAGGACTGGCATGGCGATAGTTCGCCAGATCTGCGACATTTATGACGCTAGGTTAACCTTATCACGTGCAGAGCTGGGAGGGTTGAAAGTATGCGTGGCATTCAAAGGAGTGCAGGATGAATAAATGCCGTATGATTTTAACATTGAGCTTGTTATGTGCACCCGCTTTTGCACTGGAAACGCGAAGTATTGTACTAAAAAACCACTTGTTTCATCCTCAGTCAATAGAAGTGCCTGCCGGGCAAAAAATTCGTCTGGTAATTGAAAATCAGGATCCCGGCGCAGAAGAGTTTGACAGCTTCGATTTAAATCGCGAGAAGGTGTTATTTCCCGGTCGAAAAAGTGTCATTTATATTGGCCCGCTTGAGCCGGGTGAGTATAGTTTTTTTGGCGAGTTTTCTCCCAACACGGCAAGAGGCGTGGTTATTGCCAAGGAGCAGCAGCATGCTCCTTAATTCGGTGGTGATCACACTTAACCAATGTTTACCTGTGGCGGTTGTATGGGTCTTGTTATCAGCAACTGGCAAAACAGTGATGACCACTCAACAGGCACTGCACGGTATTATATTGGGTGCATTAGGTTGTTTGACTTTACTGATGACAGCAGCAGATATTTCTGTCTGGTGGGGTTATCGAGGTCTGGAATTGTGCCAGATTATGCTCTTAATAGCCTTGTTTGTTGGCATATCCGGCCATTACATTCATGGCAGTGAGTTGGCGCGGGTGTTTAGTGTGGCAGCAGCATTGACGCTCTATTTGAGCAGCTTTTTTACTTATTTCAATAGTTACTGGCAGGCTGATGCCGTATTTTCGTTGGCTTTGGGGGCTGGCCTGGGTATCAGTATTTGTGCCAGCTTTGCAATACTACTCTATTTTTCACTGCTCTGGGCGACCAGAAATATCATGGCTTTGGTGAGCATATTTGTTGCTTTGCATAGTGCCAGTAAACTGGTATTTGCCTGTGATTTGGCTGCGCAAATAGACATTATTCCTGCTTATCCCGCGCTTTTTGATCTACGAAATTGGGTAAGTGAAGACAGTGTAGGTGGTCGTATCCTGAAAGTATTGTTTGGTTATGAAGCGACACCGGGCATATGGTCTATCCTGGCGTTGACAGCAGGCGCAGGGATTTTTTGGATTGCTAACAACTGGAGGTGCAGGCGTGCGGCATAACTTAGTATTGAACACAGTGTTGACAGGGTGTCTGGCCTGGCTACTGATGATGTCACCGACTGCCTCGGCAGATGGTATGGTGGTCGACAAAGTATATCATCCCTATGTGCTGCCGTTGGAGCGCGAGGTAGAGTGGCGATTACTATCAAGACAAAGTGATCAAGGCAATATTCTGGCACAGCGGCTTGGACTGGGGTGGAGCCTGACCGAAACCATGACCATAGAAGGCTACGCCATTGGTGAGCGTGATCAGGATGATAATTTTGATATGGCTGCCTATGAAGCCGAGGTACGCTGGCAGTTAGTCGAGCAAGGTCGATACTGGGCAGACTGGGGTTTGTTGTTTGAATATGAAAAGCGCCATAAAGAATCGGCTTACGAGGCGACGGTTGGTTTGTTGTTCGAAAAAGAGTTTGGTCGTAACAGTCTGACGTTGAATGCCTTTATAGTCAGAGAATGGGGACAGATGATCAGTAATGAGTGGGAGTCTGAATTCCGAGCTCAGTATCGTTATCGCTGGATGAGTGCTTTTCAGCCTGCAATTGAAATCTACAGTGGAGAGGACTATTTAGGTGTAGGCCCCGCTGTGATTGGGTTGCACCGCTTCCAGGGGCAGAAACAGCTGAAGTGGGAAATTGGTTTTGTTACTGAACTGAGCCAGGTAAGTAAAGACCACAGCTTCAGGCTTGCACTGGAGTTTGAATTTTAAATTGGCGGGTTCAGGCTATACTCAAAGAGCAAGCCTGCAAGGTATGTTATCAGAAAAGGGCTTGCCAGGAGCTGGCACGTGAACACCAACACTATATCAGACGAACTGGTTGTACAATGGAATGAGCTCTTAACTCGGGTGGCTGAGTTGCTGGAGGTGCCTGTTGCATTGATCATGAAGCTCAATGGTTCCCACCTGAGCGTGTTTAATAAAAGCCTCAACAGTAAAAACCCTTACGAGATTGGTGACAGTGAATGCTGGGACCAGTCAGGGCTTTATTGTGAAACAGTGATAAAAACACAGCATGAGTTATTTGTACCCAACGCCCTCAAAGATCCAATCTGGGATCATAACCCAGATATCAAACTAGGCATGATAGCTTATCTTGGTTTGCCAATTAAGAATGTTGATGACTCTGTTTTTGGCACAGTATGTGTGCTAGATGACAAAGA from the Pseudoalteromonas sp. R3 genome contains:
- a CDS encoding iron-containing redox enzyme family protein is translated as MNNFYERLQDATHAEREYLLSAPIFKAVFEEEICLEQYVGFLTQAFHHVKHTVPLLMACGSQLNEEKEWLREAIAHYIEEELGHQEWILNDIAACGFDKETVRHSQPGFATEMMVSYAYDSIQRVSPLSFFGMVNVLEGTSIMLADKAATTIRTKLDLPKNAFSYLTSHGALDLEHIDFFAGLMNRIEDAQEQQIIIHAARRFYRLYGAIFHDMDVQLGSFTREAS
- a CDS encoding SDR family oxidoreductase, with the protein product MSAQKLAVLTGATGGLGRVFAHRLLKDGWRLLLVARQRNALQAMVAQLGPEHQAIAVDLCDDKAPVQVAHQAAMMGGASLLVNNAGVNRMVAFEDMTQAELTQQLQVNLVSPTCLTYAMLDQLEANQGTIVNIGSALGAIGFPYQSVYCASKFGLRGFSEALSRELDGRVSVKYLAPRAADTAINDESVRLLNKKLGNTMDCPQVVADEFMALLKSKAKRKGLGFPEKFFARLNGALPELVDGSIIKQLSTIRAHFAAQSAKLSSR
- a CDS encoding response regulator — its product is MRLLLVEDDALLAQGLIQSLKREGYAVEHADTCAKALAAIEAMIPEMVVLDLGLPDGDGLTVLKALKREKAQVGVLILTARDELDDKISGLDHGADDYLAKPFEPLELFARLRVVARRFGKQQDSRLSCEQVVLDLASHQVEIEQSTLQLPRKEYMLLKALMENKGRVLSKNQLEDKLYHWGEELGSNAIEVHIHHLRKKLPDGFIKTLRGIGYVVGS
- a CDS encoding ATP-binding protein, whose amino-acid sequence is MHPVQRSVSINRKLTLILVSCLILSTFWALLNGYQASMAKAEQQLDEQLKEMAGLLMKTQLTQTFPTHELYFQIWQDGVMVAASERLSNAGTQVDLTPGWRTQNVAAMRLRTYTNKHDTRLVLVAEPVNKRFALAESLVLSAMLPLVIVLPLLATFITWYIYRALRPLTQLSAELKVRRADDFTALTTHSQDLEVAPVIAMMNALFAKVEAAYLRERYFASDAAHELKTPIAALKIHLHNLKSSPSKSSILGIEQSVEQLNHIVEQMLTLARTEPQVWRKQFSTLEVEAVTQQLVGQMYSRIADKEQQISLHCEPFSIMGCKFSLMTLLGNLLSNAIKYTPVQGEIRIDIWRDSEHVLWQIQDSGSGMTQAQIDRVFDRFYRVGGDSHPSGEKGAGLAWR
- a CDS encoding cupredoxin domain-containing protein, producing MILTLSLLCAPAFALETRSIVLKNHLFHPQSIEVPAGQKIRLVIENQDPGAEEFDSFDLNREKVLFPGRKSVIYIGPLEPGEYSFFGEFSPNTARGVVIAKEQQHAP